The sequence below is a genomic window from Bradyrhizobium septentrionale.
CGATCTTGACGAGCTCGATCGAGACGAAGGTCGTGGAATTGCCCGGGCCGCCGCCGGTGACCACGAACGGCTCGGTGTAGATCATGAAACTGTCCATGAAGCGCAGCAGCACCGCGATCAGCAGCACGCGGTTCATCTTCGGCAGCTGGATCGCCTTGAACACCGCCCAGCGCGACGCGCCGTCGATCTGCGCCGCCTGGTAATAGGCGTCGGGAATCGACTTCAAGCCGGCGTAGCACAGCAGCGCGACGAGGCTGGTCCAGTGCCAGACGTCCATCACGATCACGGTGACCCAGGCGTCGAGGTCGTTGGAGACGTAGTTGTAGTTGATACCGAGGTGGTTCAGCGTATAGCCCAGCAGGCCGATATCGGGGCGGCCGAAGATCTGCCAGATGGTGCCGACCACGTTCCACGGAATCAGCAGCGGCAGAGCGAGAATGACAAGGCACGCCGCGACGCTCCAGCCCTCGCGCGGCATCGACAGCGCGACGATGATGCCGAGCGGCACCTCGATCGCGAGGATGATCGCCGAGAACAACAAATTGCGGCCGAGCGAGGCCAGGAAGCGGCCGCCGAGATCGGTCGAGGGATCGAGCAGCTCCTTGAACCAGCCGACGCCGTTCCAGAAGAACTGGTTGTTGCCGAAGGTGTCCTGCATCGAGTAGTTCACGACGGTCATCAGCGGCAGCACCGCCGAGAACGCCACCACCAGGAACACCGGCAGCACCAGGAACCAGGCTTTTTGGTTGATCGTCTTGTCCATCAGGCGACCCCTTCCACCAAATGGCTGTCGGCATAGACGTGGACGTGCGCCGGATTGAAGATCAGCCCTGCGGTATCTCCGGAGACCGAGAAGCCCGGCGGCACGCGCGCGGCGAATTTGGTGTTGCCGACGCGAACGCGGGCGAACTGGATGCGGCCGAGATCGTCGATCCGCTCGATCGTGGCCGACAGCAGGCCGGGTGCCGGCGCCGCGACATCGACGAATTCGGGCCGCACGCCGATCTCGACCTTCGCGGCCTTAGGCAGCACACCATAGTTTCGATGCAGGCCGATGACATGGCCGTCGACCCGCGCCTCGTGGCCACTGACCTCGGCGGGCACGATATTCATGCCGGGTGAGCCGATGAAATAGCCGACGAAGGTATGCGCCGGCTTGTCGAACAATTCGGCCGGCGTGCCGCTCTGCACCACGCGGCCGTCATGCATCACGACGACGGTGTCGGCAAAAGTCAGCGCCTCGGTCTGGTCGTGGGTGACATAGATCATCGTGAGGTCGAGCTCCCGATGCAGCGCCTTCAGCTTCGAGCGCAATTGCCACTTCAGTTCGGGATCGATCACCGTCAGCGGCTCGTCGAACAGCACGGCGGCGACGTCGGAGCGCACCAGGCCGCGGCCGAGCGAGATCTTCTGCTTGGCGTCGGCGGTGAGCCGGGTCGCCTTGCGGTTCAAATACGGCGTGAGATCGAGCAGATCGGCGATCTGTTTGACCCGCGCATCGACCTCGGCCTTGGCGACGCCGCGGTTCTTCAGCGGGAAGGCCAGGTTCTCGCCGACCGTCATGGTGTCGTAGATCACCGGGAACTGGAACACCTGCGCGATGTTGCGCTTCTGCGTCGACAGCGGCGTGATGTCCTGGCCGTCGAACAGGATCTTGCCGCGCGACGGGGTCACGATGCCGGAGATCAGGTTGAGCAGCGTGGTCTTGCCGCAGCCGGACGGCCCGAGCAGCGCATAGGCGCCGCCCTGCCGCCAGGTCATGGTCACGGGCTTCAGGGCGAAGGATTCCGGCGGCGCGTCATTGCCGCTGTAGGATTGTGCGAGATCGACGAGGTCAATGCGGGCCATCGGGCATCTCCCTCAATTGCTCTTGCTGGCCGACGCGCGTGCCGCAAGCGAATCGCCATACAATTCGCTTGCAAACGCAGTCGCGGGCGACGCGACCAGGCGGTCAGCGGCGTCGAACACAAAGATGTTTTCGGGATCGAGCGCGGCTTCAAGCACTTGCCCGGGTTCATATTCATGGACGCCGTGCAGCACCGCGACCCAGTTCGAATCGTGGACATGGACGTGCACAAAACTCTCCGAGCCGGTGATCTCGGTCACCGTCACGGTGGCGGAGAATTTGTGGCGGCCGGCTGCGGAGCTGCCGACCTCGAGCTGGTGTGCACGGAAGCCGATCTTGTAGACGCCGTCAGGCAGCGTGGCGTAGAGGCCTGCCGCGGGCGCCTGCTCGCCGCCGGCATAGATCACCTGGGCGCCCTTCTTCTCGATGCCGATGATGTTGAGCGGCGGATCGGAGAACACCTGGGCGACGCGCAGCGTGTCGGGATGGCGGTAGACCTTCGGCGTCGCGCCGATTTGCAGCACCTCTCCTTCCCACATGCACACGGTGTCGCCGCCGAGCAGCAGCGCTTCCGACGGCTCGGTGGTGGCGTAGACGAAGATCGCGCCGGAGGCCTCGAAGATGCGCGGCAGTTCGGCGCGCAGCTCCTCGCGCAGCTTGTAATCGAGATTGGCCAAGGGCTCGTCGAGCAGCACGAGGTCGGCGCCCTTGACCAGCGCGCGCGCAATCGCGGTGCGTTGCTGCTGGCCGCCGGAGAGCTGCAGCGGCGTGCGCTTCAGGAACGGCTCGAGCCGCAGCAGGCCGGCGGCTTCCGCCACGCGCTTCTCGATCTCGGCGCGCGGCTTGCCCTGCACCCGCAACGGCGAGGCGATGTTCTCGTAAACCGTGAGCGAGGGATAATTGATGAACTGCTGATAGACCATCGCGACCGAGCGCTGGCGCACGTCGGCGCCGGTGACGTCCTTGCCGTCGACCAGCACGCGGCCGGTGGTCGGCTTGTCGAGGCCGGCGAGCAGCCGCATGATCGAGGTCTTGCCCGACAGCGTCGGCCCGAGCAGCACGCTGAGCGTACCACGCTCCAGCGTCAGCGAGACGTCGCGGATGGTCGCAATGCCATCCACGGTCCGCGTGACGTTCTGCAGTGTGACGCTCATGCCCGTCCTCCCGCTTCGCGGAGGGGACGTTCACCGGACACGCGGTTGGCGAGCATCCACTCGTCGAG
It includes:
- a CDS encoding ABC transporter ATP-binding protein; amino-acid sequence: MSVTLQNVTRTVDGIATIRDVSLTLERGTLSVLLGPTLSGKTSIMRLLAGLDKPTTGRVLVDGKDVTGADVRQRSVAMVYQQFINYPSLTVYENIASPLRVQGKPRAEIEKRVAEAAGLLRLEPFLKRTPLQLSGGQQQRTAIARALVKGADLVLLDEPLANLDYKLREELRAELPRIFEASGAIFVYATTEPSEALLLGGDTVCMWEGEVLQIGATPKVYRHPDTLRVAQVFSDPPLNIIGIEKKGAQVIYAGGEQAPAAGLYATLPDGVYKIGFRAHQLEVGSSAAGRHKFSATVTVTEITGSESFVHVHVHDSNWVAVLHGVHEYEPGQVLEAALDPENIFVFDAADRLVASPATAFASELYGDSLAARASASKSN
- a CDS encoding carbohydrate ABC transporter permease; its protein translation is MDKTINQKAWFLVLPVFLVVAFSAVLPLMTVVNYSMQDTFGNNQFFWNGVGWFKELLDPSTDLGGRFLASLGRNLLFSAIILAIEVPLGIIVALSMPREGWSVAACLVILALPLLIPWNVVGTIWQIFGRPDIGLLGYTLNHLGINYNYVSNDLDAWVTVIVMDVWHWTSLVALLCYAGLKSIPDAYYQAAQIDGASRWAVFKAIQLPKMNRVLLIAVLLRFMDSFMIYTEPFVVTGGGPGNSTTFVSIELVKIALGQFDLGKAAALSLAYNLIILIVCWVFYTVMTNAGAERPVKGGAA
- a CDS encoding ABC transporter ATP-binding protein, translated to MARIDLVDLAQSYSGNDAPPESFALKPVTMTWRQGGAYALLGPSGCGKTTLLNLISGIVTPSRGKILFDGQDITPLSTQKRNIAQVFQFPVIYDTMTVGENLAFPLKNRGVAKAEVDARVKQIADLLDLTPYLNRKATRLTADAKQKISLGRGLVRSDVAAVLFDEPLTVIDPELKWQLRSKLKALHRELDLTMIYVTHDQTEALTFADTVVVMHDGRVVQSGTPAELFDKPAHTFVGYFIGSPGMNIVPAEVSGHEARVDGHVIGLHRNYGVLPKAAKVEIGVRPEFVDVAAPAPGLLSATIERIDDLGRIQFARVRVGNTKFAARVPPGFSVSGDTAGLIFNPAHVHVYADSHLVEGVA